The DNA window GTGGTGGACGTCGTGAATTTCTCCCGACCACAACCGTCGACGACGAGGGTGATTACGGGTACAGAGAAGACGGCGTCGACCTTATCGAGACCTGGAAGCAGGACAAAACTGATCGCGACAGCTCGTACAGTTACGTTTGGAACAGAAGCGGACTCCGACAGATCATCGACAACCCCGACGATGTTGACTACCTTCTAGGTCTGTTTGAGAGCAGTCACTGCCAGTACCAATTGGAGGCGGATCCAGTGACGGAACCGACTCTCACCGAGATGACTGAAGCGGCGATAAAGATTCTGCAGAAAAACAGCAACGGGTATTTCCTCTTCGTCGAAGGCAAGTCATGGATTGCAACGATTCGTTTgacagaattttgaaaaaacgcaTTGTGACTACGATTCGCTCATTTCTGCTTTATTCAAACCCGGACAGGGGGTCGCATAGATCACGCTCATCACAGCACCTACACTCGCTTGGCTTTGGCTGAGACGGTGGAACTCGCATCGGCCGTTCGTATTGCCGATGAAATGACGGACGAAAGCGACACCTTGATTCTCGTGACAGCGGATCACGCTCACGTCATGAGTTTATCCGGATATCCAGTGCGCGGTAACGACATCTTGGGACTGTCTGGCATCAATGGCGCGGATGGTCTGCCATACACGACCCTCAGCTACGCAAACGGGCCTGGATACAAAACTCCTTCGAACAGCACTCGCTATGACCTTTCGGAAGACGACTTTAGTAAGCCGTTCTGCTTCCTTTTCGTCGCGTTTGCGCTGCCctgatgaaaatgatttctacgattttcaatttttcgagaaATTGTTAGacatttcatacaattttgtgcaaaaaaatGGTTTTCCTACAAAATCGTAAATATGCATAATTTGTCATAAAAACTTGtagattttcatgaaaatttgtatcttGTCAGCAAAAAATGTACAAGATATTACAATTTGTTAacgaaaattaacaattcttCACGATAAACTATTcgtatttacaatttttttagaaataatacgaaatgttccaatttctgtaattattcgtagtagtagaaattttcatcaaggTGATCATACAGCGTTGACatcgtttgtaattttttgtcaccTTGCAGCCTACGTAAGATACGAATATCCCGCAATGGTCCCCCTCAATTCGGAAACCCATGGCGGAGACGACGTCGCTATCTTCACTCGTGGTCCATGGTCGCATCTGTTTACCGGAACTCTGGAACAGAACACCATTCCTCACTTCATGGCGTACGCCGCTTGTATTGGCAGCGGCCTCACGGCTTGCACGTGAAACTTTCAGGCAGTTCGGCGTGATCCATAATTACCTCAGAATATTAataaacattaattttttccaagctgaatgttgaattgaattaatCAGTCGAAAGATCCTACGTTTCCTACCCAATCCTCCGccgaaaatgtcgaaatctcTTGTGCACAACCGAACGAAACTTTATACAGTATATCCTTATACAGGTTGAGGAAAAAGTATGGAAACCCCTAAAAATTTCGCGGGGTTCGGTGAAAAACTAATTGCTAAGGTTAAATCATAAGTCATTTTTAACAAAGGATTCAATGATAACCTTCGATTTAACCTTAAACCTCATCTTCAAGGTCATTTAGAGAtcaactttgattttttaagTCGGTACACCCATTTTTAATGTTAGAATCGAATAGAGCGGgaaattttacatttcttaAATTTCTTCTGAAAATTTCCCACTCTTTCTGATTCTGGCACAAAAAATGGGGGTTCCCATTTGAAAGATCAAAGTTGATCTCAAAATAATCTTGAAGGTGAGGTTCAAGGTGCAATCAAAGGTCAGGCTTCGATCCCTTGTTAAAAATGACCTAAGATTGAactttggtaattttttttctcaccaaaCCCCGCCAGGCTACTAAggtttttcatactttttcctcaccctgtatattacgtataattttttagttcCGTGAATGGTATAGATTGTAGATTTTTAGTTAACATGATGTTAACGACAGTGTAGCCATAACGAGTGCAACGGATATTATACAATGACATGAGTATCTGTAAACAGTAAATAACAAAAGGTTCTCCTGGTCATGGGAAACAGCCATGAATGTCAGAGGTTTTTTAATCCGTTCCTCAGCAACGAGGTATGAGTTATTAATGCGTTTTTGcctaaattaaaaattaaaaaaataaattttcctcaaCCAAATTAGGAGAGTCGGAAGTAATGCAAACTTTTTTATCATACTCGTTTATCTCTATTTCGTACTGCGCGAATTCATCATAAAACATTGTTGATCAGTCTTCTGATCGTGGGATACAAATGAAAAACGTCTAGCGTCCATTGTATGTCAAAGAGTGAATATTTATCACCCGATCGTTCCACCGAGATGGGTATCGGTGAATAGAAGTTGTTTGTTCGAAATAAATTgcagttgaaaagaaaaattgcgtAGGCACGTATATTGACAATGGTTAACAATACTGCGACGTTGACATCGGAGATCATAATATGTATTGTTGCGAATATCtgcttcgaaaaatattttctcacagTTACGAGACAAAGAAACAGCCAATGCAACGGGCATTTTCCACGATCGTGGGATTACTAATAAACGATTTCCGCCTATGCGcactgtattaaaaaaaatcctcagaGACTATTCCTCCGAATGATGTTAAATCTAGGCTTGCTGTACTCGCAGTTTTTCAACATTCCTCCGTATCCTCGACACACGGTGTCTCAATAACGTGCGAAAGTGAGAGTGACAGTGAGAGTAAGATAATGCTTTGTGCCGTGCCGTGCCTTTCCATGCAAGGTTCAAATCGCTGAGTTATGTATACCCCATACACACACATTATACACCTGCTTCTACTGCAATCGTTGCGTGATTTCAGATCAACGTAACATCGTAAAATGCCAGTTCTACATTCAGGGTTTGCATGCTTTTTGGAATCTGAAATTCCCCGactattccaggtattccCGCCTGAAAATAGGATTGTTCCAGTAATCTGTCTAGAAATATACCACTGATgattgccaaatttttttacacattacATACTAATATCTTCAATCTTACCTACATAGTAACTATCTTACTGTTTAACTACCAATTTACAAACAATAGCCTGCGATTTcccgtgagaaaaaaaaaacgaaagaaggtttgtcattaaataataaatatacaatgtaCGAAGTGGTGCGACGAAAATACATTTTGATTGCaatcttttctttcttaacATTTACTTTGTATAAGaacgagtttatttcttcGACAGTCTCAAAATTCCCTGAGCTTTACAAGTTTCTAGGTTTGCGCGTACCAATTCTCGACATTCCCGTCTCCAGACTGAAGTGggaaaaccaaaaatttgtcCCGTCTTTCAGCGATTGACGCGACCAGATGGAGATCGGTAGTCTGAATGTATTATAAGATTATGACTGACGTCATGCATGACGCGTTCGCGGAATAGTCGAGGACCTTTACACACATGAGGATAACCTCGAGTTAGATCTGACTTTTAGGAATCCATACCGGAATTTCCTTGAGCGTTGTACATGTAGCTGCACCATAACTTTGACGTATATGTGCTCTCACAGCCGGGATTCAGCGTGCTAAATCAGATCAGCAACAGACACAGGTACATAATTTAAGAATGCGGAGCTCAGTGCACTCGGAATTGTCATTCTGTCAACGTATTTGTATAGGGTCTACGAAACTTTCTCATTTTTGATCAGCGAATGATGGATTATAATGTTACGTGAATATGAGTTGATTTGTTCGAATTTATGACAAAAAGTAAATAAGAAAGTGTGAAAGACTCGCTCCACTTCGACATCTACGTGCAAGAGAGTATATATTAGGTATAACCAGAGTTCGGTGAATTGGACCATAACGATTTCGATATTTAGGAATTTTTATCCTTTCAGAAAAGATTCAAAAAAGTGTTCACATCTCCACGGTCAGGTTATAGCAGCGTTGCTATAAATGCTACGATTCATTGGCAGTTACCGTTAATAATGGCACTGAAGTCTGCAACGCCACGAGCAAATGAAAGAGTCCGAAAAGAATGTTCCTGctattaaacttttttttctcgtaccATGGCTCACACTAATTTAGCGATGCTGCGGTAAAAGAGGCTGCCCAAAACATAAACGTTCCCGCGGACCACATTCTGGACGAAGCAAGGGGGAAAAAgaggatgataaaaaatatccgGTGGTAGCCGAATAGCTGAGGTCAGAGAGGCGAAGTACAACTATCCCTACTTCGTAACGAACGATGTTAAACTTTTACAACTGGTGATCACCGACAGGCAGTAAGTGGTTCGACTTCGGCAGAACAGCACCTGCAGATCTCCTCCTCCTTCGCTGCTGTCCACCTGCTCCCGTAAATCGCGTCGAAAGCAGTATATCACCCTGTAGTGGTCCATAGTCTGTGGGTTTCGATTCTGGGTGTTATGCTCACGCAGTGTCCACCCGCATTTGAATCGCTAGACGTGGGCTGGTGAGGCAATTGGGACCAACCCGCGGGCAGGATGGTCGTGCCAAAGGTGGGTAGGCGATATTCCAATAAACCCTTATAACACTGTCAGAAAATTCACGGTGTCAATTAAAGTACAAACATCGTCGGTGTAAATCGGTCGATACTCGACACCAAGTGGTCTTAAAATCAACACCAAAATGGTGTGGACTTCTACAGAATATTCATTTAACACCGCATTTCCAACAGTGCAACTTCAAAATTGTGAGAGAAAATCAGAGCGGCGATATAAGTCGCGAAAAAGTGCTCGTCTCGTGAacattgattgaaaaaaagaatcggtCGGGAATCGTTacgcatacgtatatatttcgCAAAGGTTGTCTGTCAAGCCGAGTACATGATGTAGTCATGTTTTGTATACCAAGACGTAAATTGGTAAGATACATTTGTgaaatcggtaaaaaaaaaaaattgagaacaCGTTTTATCTCGCAATCGCAGTAGTGTAATACATTCCGAAAGTGTGGACACCGTGAAGTTTGGATGGTTTGGTTTTTCTTGTGCAGGTACCGTGCAACTGAATGATgcgtataaaatatacttgCTACTTCGGCATTGATCAATAAATTATGGCCAGCGAACAACTATGCGTCAAAGAATAGCATTGAAAATAGAAAGTGCCCTAAGACGGAATCTCGACTCAAGTCCGTTTAACATCGGGATTCATGCTTTGCAATACACGCGAGTCCCTTTGAAACAATTAACATACTTTTGGCACTACCCGATGTCGAAGCGTATTTCATAGTCAACAAAATCGACGTTTACGGTTTCATTATAAATCCGAACAGTTTTTTAACTGCTCGCTATTTTCCGAGGATTTTAAATTGGCACAGTTTATAGAATACTTGTTCTCACAAGACGACCGATTTCTGGAGAATGTGACGAGCCCAGGAAAAATCAGGTTCTGAATATTGgttttgtaataatatatgCACACGGTCGCGTCGCATCAACTAGGCGATGCAAAAAGTGAAGGTCGAAATCAGCTAGTTACCATTCATGGCAGAGTGAACGTCAATAGAACAACTCGCGACAGCGAGATAGCATTTCGTGTTTGCGATCTTGCGATACTTTCATAGTCAACGGTAATAAAAGCCGGTAAATTATCGACCCAGCATTCGATTCGATATAACAATTTCAAACCATAGCCGAACTATTCGCATGCCGGTGTTATACGGAATACCCATATATTCGTAGATGCCTGTAAGACTAGTCGGTCACGCGTTATGTCATTATTAAGCACGTGGGGAATACCGTGGCTCGCACACAAACCAGAATCGCGgcgaaatatatttcagattACGACGGGTGCCCCTTTCATCAGCCGTTGCGTAACCTGAGTGTTTCTTTCGTAGGATGGGAGGCGGAATCCGTCCTTTCTCGGCGACGACGGTGCAGCCGTCGATCTGGGTAAGGTGAGTACGATATCAAGACGAGTTTATTCGGTGTGATTCCACCCCATCGGCAATTTCTGATCCTTGAACAATATTTCAGGAAATCGCGAGGGAGTATGGGAATAATGATTCCAACTTCAGTCACTTTCAAACGCCGTCCACCGCACCTAAGGAACAAATGGTAAGCTGGTCCTAAGCCTCTTCGAATCCCGTAATAAAACATGGTCGTCATCACGATTTCAGACCATAGCCGAGGACGGCGAGGAGCGAGCGACTTGGGGAAGTGGACTCGAGTTTTTGATGTCTTGTATCGCGATGTCCATTGGCCTGGGCAACGTGTGGCGATTTCCTTTCACGGCGTACGAAAACGGTGGCGGTGCCTTCCTCATTCCGTATATAATCGTCCTCTTCGTCGTCGGCAAGCCGTTCTACTATCTCGAAATGATAATGGGCCAGTTCACCAGCAGATCATCGGTCAAGATGTGGGCCCTGGCTCCTGGCTTTAAAGGTGTCGGCTGGGCGCAGATGTTCTCGATGATCTCCGTCGGGACGTATTACTGCTCTCTGATGTCCTTGACGCTATTCTATCTGATCAAAAGTTTCAGCTACGAACTCC is part of the Neodiprion virginianus isolate iyNeoVirg1 chromosome 5, iyNeoVirg1.1, whole genome shotgun sequence genome and encodes:
- the LOC124306387 gene encoding membrane-bound alkaline phosphatase-like, with the translated sequence MTSLRHILPVALIVAVVAGRPDISRADIEEEYWHQTGRYTAGRSLDRSGSQTSRSSADLEDETTSAYWNNLAQSMLKTKTKVRQNTNQAKNIIIFLGDGMSIPTLAAARMYLGQLKGETGEEDELHWESFPYSGLSKTYCVDSQVADSACSATAYLTGVKTNDGVIGLNAGVSYGDCEAMTNTSNHLSSIAQWALEGGKSAGIVTTTRVTHASPSGTYARTADRNWESDADVNDDGFNASVCLDIATQLITTYPGQDFQVILGGGRREFLPTTTVDDEGDYGYREDGVDLIETWKQDKTDRDSSYSYVWNRSGLRQIIDNPDDVDYLLGLFESSHCQYQLEADPVTEPTLTEMTEAAIKILQKNSNGYFLFVEGGRIDHAHHSTYTRLALAETVELASAVRIADEMTDESDTLILVTADHAHVMSLSGYPVRGNDILGLSGINGADGLPYTTLSYANGPGYKTPSNSTRYDLSEDDFTYVRYEYPAMVPLNSETHGGDDVAIFTRGPWSHLFTGTLEQNTIPHFMAYAACIGSGLTACT